One window of the Paenibacillus beijingensis genome contains the following:
- the ppk1 gene encoding polyphosphate kinase 1 translates to MMKQLSRYVNRDLSWLEFNRRVMAEAKDHSVPLLERAKFLAIVSSNLDEFMSVRVAGIQDQLKAGFTKIDFTGYSPAGLWKRLLKRTGQMVGEQYRTYREVMRELSRKGIVLTTVAELNASQSAAMDTYFREIVFPVLTPMAVDQSRPFPLVHTKELYLAVLLRGEGETEADEPYFAIVQVPSILPRYVRLPGRANSKKATFILLEDLIQTYIDTLFNGYTPFAVHPFRLTRNADLTLNEEGAEDLLEEIEKELRRRRWGIPVRLETGASFHPYALERLKEELEIDDHVIEIDGPLDLSFLMKFASALPGFDDLRYPRLEPVYPAELEETDDMFEVIRQRDVLLYHPYESFEAVTDFVQQAAADPDVLAIKMTMYRVSGQSALVQSLAEAAGNGKQVTVVVELKARFDEERNIAWARQLEKAGCHVVYGLVGLKTHAKILLVVRREGNTLRRYVHVATGNYNDITAKLYTDIGLFTAHPVIGGDASALFNEVTGYSAPYEWQAFGVAPAGLKEILLDLIDREKEHALAGRPAHIIAKMNSLSNQEMIDKLYEASKAGVTIELIVRGVCCLRPGVPDLSENIRVFSIVDRFLEHSRLLYVRNGGDEQVYISSADWMTRNLTRRIELMCPVFDQRLRSSLINVLQLSLQDNVKSRELKSSGLYEPTVGGADPVRSQFQAERIHSWKIQG, encoded by the coding sequence ATGATGAAGCAATTGTCTCGTTATGTAAATCGGGATTTGAGCTGGCTTGAATTCAACCGCAGAGTCATGGCGGAAGCAAAGGACCATTCCGTGCCGCTGCTGGAAAGGGCCAAATTTTTGGCGATCGTCTCGTCCAACCTTGATGAGTTTATGAGCGTGCGCGTGGCAGGCATTCAAGACCAGTTGAAAGCCGGATTTACGAAGATCGACTTTACCGGCTACTCGCCGGCCGGCCTGTGGAAACGACTGCTTAAACGGACCGGGCAGATGGTCGGGGAACAGTACCGCACCTACCGCGAAGTGATGCGGGAACTGTCCCGCAAAGGCATCGTGCTGACGACGGTCGCCGAGCTGAACGCCAGCCAGTCTGCCGCGATGGACACTTATTTTCGCGAAATCGTGTTTCCCGTGCTTACGCCGATGGCGGTCGATCAGAGCCGTCCGTTTCCGCTTGTACATACGAAAGAGCTTTACTTGGCCGTGCTGCTGCGCGGCGAAGGCGAAACCGAGGCGGATGAGCCTTATTTCGCGATCGTGCAGGTTCCTTCCATTCTTCCTAGGTATGTCCGGCTTCCGGGAAGAGCCAACAGCAAGAAGGCGACCTTTATTTTGCTGGAAGATTTGATCCAAACTTATATCGATACGCTCTTTAACGGTTATACCCCATTTGCCGTCCATCCGTTTAGGCTGACGCGCAACGCGGATTTGACGCTGAATGAAGAAGGGGCGGAAGATTTGCTGGAGGAGATCGAAAAAGAGCTGAGACGGAGGCGGTGGGGCATTCCGGTGCGGCTGGAGACCGGCGCTTCGTTTCATCCTTACGCGCTGGAGCGGCTCAAGGAGGAGCTGGAAATTGACGATCATGTCATCGAAATCGACGGCCCGCTCGATCTCAGCTTTTTAATGAAATTCGCCTCCGCGCTGCCCGGCTTTGACGATCTCCGTTACCCGCGGCTTGAGCCGGTCTATCCCGCGGAGCTGGAAGAGACGGACGATATGTTCGAGGTGATCCGCCAGCGGGACGTCTTGCTGTATCATCCGTACGAATCGTTTGAAGCGGTCACCGATTTTGTGCAGCAGGCCGCAGCCGATCCCGATGTGCTCGCAATCAAAATGACAATGTACCGCGTCAGCGGACAATCGGCGCTCGTCCAGTCGCTCGCCGAGGCGGCAGGAAATGGCAAGCAGGTGACGGTTGTCGTCGAGCTGAAGGCCCGGTTCGACGAGGAGCGGAACATCGCCTGGGCAAGACAGCTGGAGAAGGCGGGCTGCCATGTCGTTTACGGGCTTGTCGGTTTGAAGACGCACGCCAAAATTTTGCTCGTCGTCCGCCGGGAGGGAAATACGCTCCGCCGCTACGTCCATGTGGCGACCGGCAATTATAACGATATTACGGCCAAACTGTACACCGATATCGGTTTGTTTACCGCCCATCCCGTCATCGGGGGGGACGCTTCGGCGCTGTTTAACGAGGTGACGGGGTACTCCGCGCCCTATGAATGGCAGGCGTTCGGCGTTGCGCCGGCCGGTCTGAAGGAGATACTGCTGGATCTCATCGACCGCGAGAAAGAGCATGCGCTTGCCGGCAGGCCGGCCCATATTATTGCCAAAATGAATTCCCTGTCCAATCAGGAGATGATCGACAAGCTGTATGAAGCGTCGAAGGCCGGCGTTACGATCGAACTGATTGTACGCGGAGTCTGCTGCCTGAGGCCCGGCGTGCCGGATTTAAGCGAGAACATCCGCGTCTTCAGTATCGTAGACCGGTTTCTGGAACATTCACGGCTGCTGTATGTACGCAACGGCGGGGATGAGCAGGTATATATTTCGAGTGCGGACTGGATGACGCGCAACCTGACCCGGCGCATCGAGCTGATGTGCCCCGTGTTCGATCAGAGGCTGCGCTCAAGCCTGATTAATGTGCTGCAGCTCAGTCTGCAGGACAACGTCAAGTCGCGCGAACTGAAGTCCAGCGGCTTATATGAGCCGACGGTCGGCGGTGCCGATCCGGTGCGAAGTCAATTCCAGGCCGAACGGATTCATTCCTGGAAAATTCAGGGGTAG
- a CDS encoding Ppx/GppA family phosphatase: protein MTEQRIGIIDIGSNSIRLVVYEQTESGAHRVIDGSKHPARLSDQIDERGRIGDKTVTELINILNHFRLLCVNHKVGRIRTVATAAVRNAANGKEVIAKLNAETGLGIEILSGEREAKFGFLGMINSMDVSDGFLIDIGGGSTEVSLFRDRTLVKSVSFPFGCVSLTKRFAPKGMLDEIALKELEDLVEIAAAREPWLRSAPGLPMVGVGGTIRAAGKIHQAVRKYPFPQTHNYAMEEAGIDRLFDTLRKLPMEKRRKFPGLSKDRVDLIVPGIAILRVLFRFTGASGYLVCGAGLRDGLFFQASFPQRPRLDNIIGYSVNNLYALYPEAPLPHVNQVNRLALQLLDELGGKWQAPERARTMLDASSILYRIGASIDYNQYAQHTFYLITHSYLNGMTHREIMMTAAIASFKTRSRTRRQLEPYEDLLSEEDMETVYRLGSLLLLAAALDRGQTQSISRIVSFVKEGALVLKPLRSAGPLVLEKAEVESIAKEFRKCWGLQPELLDPSYP, encoded by the coding sequence ATGACAGAACAACGCATCGGCATAATCGATATCGGGTCAAACTCTATCCGTCTCGTCGTTTACGAACAGACCGAGAGCGGGGCGCACCGCGTCATTGACGGCAGCAAGCATCCTGCGCGGCTGAGCGATCAGATCGACGAGCGGGGCCGCATCGGCGACAAAACCGTAACCGAGCTTATTAATATTTTAAACCATTTCCGGCTGCTCTGCGTCAATCATAAAGTAGGCCGCATCCGTACGGTCGCCACGGCGGCCGTACGGAACGCCGCCAACGGCAAGGAAGTCATCGCCAAGCTTAACGCCGAGACAGGACTAGGCATCGAGATTCTGTCCGGCGAACGGGAAGCGAAGTTCGGGTTCCTCGGCATGATTAACTCAATGGATGTAAGCGACGGTTTTCTAATCGATATTGGAGGCGGAAGCACCGAAGTGTCGCTGTTCCGGGACCGGACCCTTGTGAAAAGCGTCTCCTTTCCGTTCGGCTGCGTCAGCCTGACGAAACGGTTCGCGCCCAAAGGGATGCTTGACGAAATAGCGCTGAAAGAGCTTGAAGATCTGGTGGAGATTGCGGCAGCCCGCGAGCCTTGGCTGCGCTCGGCCCCCGGGCTGCCGATGGTCGGGGTTGGCGGAACGATACGCGCCGCCGGCAAAATTCATCAGGCGGTGCGCAAATATCCGTTTCCGCAGACGCACAATTACGCGATGGAGGAGGCCGGTATAGACCGGCTGTTCGATACGCTGCGCAAGCTGCCGATGGAAAAGCGCCGCAAATTTCCCGGTCTGTCCAAAGACCGGGTCGATCTGATCGTTCCCGGAATCGCCATACTGAGAGTGCTGTTCCGGTTCACCGGGGCATCCGGTTACCTCGTATGCGGAGCGGGGCTTCGAGACGGTCTTTTTTTCCAGGCGTCTTTTCCGCAGCGGCCGCGTCTTGACAATATTATCGGTTACAGCGTGAACAATCTGTATGCGCTGTATCCCGAAGCGCCTCTCCCGCACGTCAACCAGGTCAACCGGCTGGCGCTGCAGCTGCTGGACGAGCTCGGCGGGAAGTGGCAGGCTCCCGAACGGGCGCGCACGATGCTGGACGCCTCCTCGATCCTGTACCGAATCGGCGCCTCCATCGATTATAATCAATATGCGCAGCATACGTTCTACCTGATTACCCATTCGTATTTGAACGGGATGACCCACCGTGAAATTATGATGACGGCGGCCATCGCCTCCTTTAAAACCCGCAGCCGCACGCGCCGCCAGCTGGAGCCGTACGAGGACCTGCTGAGCGAGGAAGACATGGAAACGGTCTACCGCCTCGGCTCGCTGCTGCTGCTTGCAGCCGCGCTGGACCGCGGGCAAACGCAGAGCATCAGCCGCATCGTCTCCTTCGTCAAGGAAGGCGCGCTCGTGCTGAAGCCGCTGCGCAGCGCCGGCCCGCTTGTGCTTGAGAAAGCGGAAGTCGAGAGCATCGCCAAAGAATTCCGCAAATGCTGGGGACTTCAGCCGGAGCTGCTCGATCCGAGCTACCCCTGA
- the citZ gene encoding citrate synthase, producing the protein MTAIKGLEGIVATTSSISSIIDGILTYRGINIDDLAENALFEEVAYLLWYGKLPTKTELDGLRKQLDEFAAIPAEVIEAIKLYPKHTNSMAALRTAISSLALYDEEAGDMSPEANQRKAIRLQAQLPAVIAAFARIREGKEPVAPQAGGSVASNFLYMLTGEAPDSVAVKALDQALVLHADHELNASTFAARVTVATLSDIYSGVVAAIGALKGPLHGGANEAVMVMLEEIGSPANVEAYINGKLTNKEKIMGFGHRVYKDGDPRAKHLQKMSRELGERIGNMDLYNMSVKIESLVTGQKGLKPNVDFYSASVYTTLKIPRDLFTPIFAISRVSGWTAHILEQYENNRLIRPRAEYTGPASAKYVPIDQR; encoded by the coding sequence ATGACAGCAATCAAAGGTCTTGAGGGCATCGTCGCCACGACTTCGTCCATAAGTTCGATTATCGACGGTATTTTGACTTACCGAGGCATTAATATTGATGACTTGGCTGAGAACGCTTTATTTGAGGAAGTTGCCTACTTGCTCTGGTATGGCAAGCTGCCGACAAAGACCGAATTGGACGGTCTTCGCAAACAGTTGGATGAATTCGCTGCCATTCCCGCAGAAGTAATTGAAGCGATCAAACTTTATCCCAAACATACAAATTCAATGGCGGCCCTTCGTACGGCGATATCCAGCCTTGCCCTGTATGACGAGGAAGCGGGGGATATGTCGCCCGAAGCGAATCAGCGCAAAGCGATCAGGCTGCAAGCCCAGCTGCCCGCCGTCATCGCCGCATTTGCCCGGATCCGCGAAGGCAAGGAACCGGTGGCGCCGCAAGCGGGAGGTTCCGTCGCAAGCAATTTCCTGTACATGTTAACGGGAGAGGCCCCGGACTCCGTTGCTGTGAAAGCGCTTGACCAAGCCCTTGTGCTGCATGCCGACCATGAGCTGAACGCTTCCACGTTCGCCGCCCGCGTTACGGTCGCTACCCTTTCCGATATATATTCCGGCGTTGTCGCCGCTATCGGAGCGCTCAAGGGACCGCTGCACGGCGGAGCCAACGAAGCCGTTATGGTCATGCTGGAGGAGATCGGATCGCCTGCCAACGTGGAAGCTTACATTAACGGGAAGCTGACGAACAAAGAGAAAATTATGGGCTTCGGCCACCGCGTTTACAAAGACGGCGATCCGCGCGCCAAGCATCTGCAGAAGATGTCCCGCGAGCTCGGCGAGCGCATCGGCAATATGGATCTGTACAATATGTCCGTCAAGATCGAAAGTCTCGTAACCGGGCAAAAAGGGCTGAAGCCGAACGTCGATTTTTATTCGGCATCCGTCTATACGACGCTGAAAATTCCGCGCGATCTGTTCACGCCGATCTTTGCCATCAGCCGCGTATCGGGATGGACGGCGCATATTTTGGAACAGTACGAGAACAACCGTCTCATCCGCCCGCGTGCGGAATACACCGGCCCGGCTTCCGCCAAGTACGTTCCGATCGACCAGCGCTAA
- the icd gene encoding NADP-dependent isocitrate dehydrogenase → MPQLEKFALPTEGEQITIQDGKLQVPANPIIPFIEGDGTGRDIWRASKRVLDAAVEKAYKGEKKIAWYEVFAGEKAFNEYGEWLPADTLTAIREYIVAIKGPLTTPIGGGIRSLNVALRQELDLYVCLRPVRYFDGVPSPVKHPELVDMVIFRENTEDIYAGIEYQEGSEEVKKVLAFLQNEMGVKKIRFPETSGIGVKPVSSEGSKRLVRAAINYAIQHGRKSVTLVHKGNIMKFTEGAFKNWGYEVAEQEFGDKVFTWGQYDRIKEAEGTEAANNAQKEAEAAGKIIIKDAIADIALQQVLTRPTDFDVIATLNLNGDYLSDALAAQVGGIGIAPGANINYLTGHAIFEATHGTAPKYADKDVVNPGSVILSGVMLLEHLGWQEAADLIYKGLETSINNKTVTYDFARLMEGATEVKCSEFADHVIANM, encoded by the coding sequence ATGCCGCAACTCGAAAAATTCGCGCTTCCGACCGAAGGGGAGCAAATTACGATTCAAGATGGCAAGCTGCAGGTGCCGGCCAACCCGATCATTCCGTTTATCGAAGGTGACGGAACGGGCCGCGACATTTGGCGCGCCTCCAAACGCGTTCTCGACGCGGCTGTCGAGAAAGCTTACAAGGGCGAGAAGAAAATCGCCTGGTACGAAGTGTTTGCCGGCGAGAAAGCGTTCAACGAATACGGCGAATGGCTGCCTGCGGATACGCTGACGGCGATTCGTGAATATATCGTCGCGATTAAAGGGCCTTTGACGACGCCGATCGGCGGCGGCATCCGTTCCTTGAACGTGGCGCTCCGCCAGGAGCTCGACCTGTACGTCTGCCTGCGTCCGGTCCGTTACTTTGACGGCGTGCCTTCGCCGGTGAAGCATCCGGAGCTGGTCGACATGGTTATTTTCCGCGAAAATACGGAAGATATTTACGCCGGCATCGAATATCAGGAAGGCTCCGAAGAAGTGAAAAAGGTGCTTGCGTTTCTGCAAAACGAAATGGGCGTCAAAAAAATCCGCTTCCCGGAAACGTCCGGCATCGGCGTCAAGCCGGTTTCCTCGGAAGGATCGAAGCGTCTTGTGCGCGCCGCGATCAACTACGCGATCCAGCACGGCCGCAAATCGGTTACGCTTGTGCATAAAGGCAACATCATGAAGTTCACCGAGGGCGCGTTCAAAAACTGGGGCTACGAAGTGGCCGAGCAGGAATTCGGCGACAAAGTATTCACCTGGGGACAATACGACCGCATTAAGGAAGCCGAAGGAACGGAAGCTGCGAACAACGCGCAGAAGGAAGCCGAGGCAGCGGGCAAAATTATTATCAAAGACGCAATCGCGGATATCGCGCTGCAGCAAGTATTGACCCGTCCGACCGACTTCGACGTCATCGCGACGCTTAACCTGAACGGCGACTACCTCTCCGACGCGCTGGCTGCGCAAGTCGGCGGCATCGGCATCGCTCCGGGTGCCAACATCAACTACCTTACCGGACATGCTATCTTTGAAGCGACGCACGGCACCGCTCCGAAATATGCCGATAAAGACGTCGTCAACCCGGGTTCGGTTATTTTGTCCGGCGTTATGCTGCTCGAGCATCTGGGCTGGCAGGAAGCGGCTGATCTGATCTACAAAGGCCTGGAAACGTCGATCAACAACAAGACGGTTACGTACGACTTTGCACGTTTGATGGAAGGCGCTACCGAAGTGAAATGCTCGGAATTTGCGGATCACGTCATTGCCAACATGTAG
- the mdh gene encoding malate dehydrogenase, which yields MAIKRKKITVVGAGFTGATTALMLAQKELGDVVLVDIPQLENPTKGKALDMLEASPVQGFDANITGTSNYDDTKDSDVVIITAGIARKPGMSRDDLVSTNAGIVKSVCENIKATSPNAYVIILSNPVDAMTYAAFQALGFPKNRVIGQSGVLDTARYCTFIAQELNVSVEDVRGFVLGGHGDDMVPLVRYSNVGGIPIEKLIPADRIEAIVQRTRVGGGEIVNLLGNGSAYYAPAASLVQMTEAILKDKKRIIPVIALLEGEYGYDNLFLGVPAILGGDGIEKVFELELTAAEKAALDKSADSVRSVIKVVAGV from the coding sequence ATGGCAATCAAACGCAAAAAAATTACCGTCGTCGGAGCCGGCTTCACGGGTGCTACGACGGCGCTTATGCTTGCGCAAAAAGAGCTTGGCGATGTTGTGCTCGTCGATATTCCGCAGCTTGAAAATCCGACGAAGGGCAAAGCGCTGGACATGCTGGAAGCTTCGCCGGTTCAAGGGTTTGACGCCAACATTACCGGAACCTCCAATTACGACGATACGAAGGATTCCGATGTCGTCATCATTACGGCGGGCATTGCGCGCAAACCGGGCATGAGCCGCGACGACCTCGTAAGCACGAATGCCGGCATCGTGAAATCGGTCTGCGAAAATATTAAAGCGACGAGCCCAAACGCTTACGTCATTATTCTCAGCAACCCGGTCGACGCCATGACGTACGCCGCGTTCCAAGCGCTCGGTTTTCCGAAAAACCGCGTCATCGGCCAATCCGGCGTGCTCGATACGGCCCGCTACTGCACGTTCATTGCGCAGGAGCTTAACGTATCCGTTGAGGACGTGCGCGGTTTCGTGCTTGGCGGACACGGCGACGACATGGTTCCGCTCGTCCGTTATTCCAATGTCGGCGGCATTCCGATCGAGAAGCTCATTCCGGCAGACCGCATCGAGGCGATCGTGCAGCGCACGCGCGTCGGCGGCGGCGAAATCGTCAACCTGCTCGGCAACGGCAGCGCTTACTATGCGCCGGCGGCTTCGCTTGTGCAAATGACGGAAGCGATTCTGAAAGACAAGAAACGGATTATTCCGGTAATCGCGCTGCTGGAAGGCGAATACGGCTATGACAATCTGTTCCTTGGCGTTCCGGCCATTCTGGGCGGCGACGGCATCGAGAAAGTGTTCGAGCTGGAGCTCACCGCCGCAGAAAAAGCGGCGCTCGACAAATCGGCCGATTCGGTCCGCAGCGTCATCAAGGTCGTTGCGGGCGTCTAA
- the recQ gene encoding DNA helicase RecQ — protein MLEKARELLKRVYGYDTFRPGQEDIIGGILDGSDTLAILPTGGGKSVCYQIPALTLTGTTLVISPLISLMKDQVDSLLRLGVPAAYLNSSLGAAEYREVLRGAMDGEYKLLYVAPERLDAPMFGTLSERMRIPLIAIDEAHCVSQWGHDFRPSYRQLAGWIGRMEDRPLVAAFTATATPEVSRDIADMLALRRPRIYVTGFARPNLSLSVVSGTDKKAFLSRFLTERADQSGIIYAATRKETEAVHAELLRRGIPAGKYHGGLGDAERAEAQEKFRFDDYRVMVATNAFGMGIDKPNVRFVLHWQVPGDLESYYQEAGRAGRDGEESECILLFEPQDLQVQRYLIEQGTGDDDRKAVQLSKLYAMMNFGRTERCLQQFIVDYFGEKGVEPCGKCSNCLDKSERVDRTAEAQKALSCVGRMKGKFGVTTVAKVLKGSRDKRVIQFGLDRLSTYGLLRNWPEKEIADWLYWLVAEGYLKMSEGAYPTVSLTAAALPVLEGKTSVVRRQRTSVRRSAGAAAVHDTPLFEALRQWRKETAAAEGVPPFMLFFDATLRELTDAKPLTQDALLRVKGIGAAKADKYGPDLLRIIAEHSSGAGRGVGAEAERLVSGAGAAAVKAEASRRIRPDAVISGGEPGDKQESFLISYALFCEGRTAEDIAAERGLSKVTVEGHLIRSAGEGHPLDWSRIIPEEQEQPILEAVRRLGADKLRPIKDELPEDVSYFAIHGVICKYGLK, from the coding sequence ATGCTGGAGAAGGCGCGGGAGCTGCTGAAGCGCGTATACGGTTACGACACGTTCCGTCCGGGGCAGGAAGACATTATCGGCGGCATCCTGGACGGGAGCGACACGCTTGCGATTTTGCCGACCGGCGGCGGCAAATCGGTCTGCTATCAAATACCTGCGCTGACGCTGACGGGAACGACGCTTGTCATTTCGCCGCTTATTTCGCTGATGAAGGACCAAGTCGATTCGCTGCTGCGGCTAGGCGTTCCGGCCGCTTATTTGAACAGCTCGCTTGGCGCGGCGGAATACCGGGAGGTTCTCCGGGGTGCGATGGACGGGGAGTACAAGCTGCTGTACGTGGCGCCCGAGAGGCTCGATGCGCCGATGTTCGGCACATTGTCCGAGCGGATGCGCATTCCGCTCATCGCCATCGACGAGGCGCACTGCGTGTCGCAGTGGGGTCACGATTTCCGCCCAAGCTACCGCCAGCTTGCCGGCTGGATCGGCCGGATGGAGGATCGCCCGCTGGTGGCGGCGTTTACCGCGACGGCCACCCCTGAAGTGTCCCGCGACATTGCGGACATGCTTGCCCTCCGCCGGCCGCGGATTTATGTTACGGGCTTCGCCCGTCCGAATCTGTCGCTGTCGGTCGTGAGCGGCACGGACAAAAAAGCGTTTCTGAGCCGGTTTCTGACCGAGCGCGCCGACCAGTCCGGCATCATCTATGCCGCGACCCGCAAAGAAACCGAGGCGGTTCACGCCGAGCTGCTGCGCCGGGGCATTCCGGCAGGCAAATATCACGGCGGGCTCGGCGACGCGGAACGGGCCGAAGCGCAGGAGAAGTTCCGCTTTGACGACTACCGGGTCATGGTGGCCACCAATGCGTTCGGGATGGGCATCGACAAGCCGAACGTGCGCTTTGTGCTGCACTGGCAAGTTCCGGGCGACCTCGAATCGTATTACCAGGAAGCGGGGCGCGCGGGCCGCGACGGGGAAGAGAGCGAATGCATACTGCTGTTCGAGCCGCAGGACTTGCAGGTGCAGCGTTATTTGATCGAGCAGGGGACGGGCGATGATGACCGGAAGGCCGTGCAGCTGTCCAAACTGTACGCGATGATGAATTTCGGGAGGACGGAGAGATGCCTGCAGCAGTTCATCGTCGATTATTTCGGAGAAAAAGGGGTCGAGCCGTGCGGCAAATGCAGCAACTGCCTCGATAAGAGCGAACGCGTCGACCGGACGGCGGAAGCGCAAAAGGCGCTTAGCTGCGTCGGCCGGATGAAAGGGAAATTCGGCGTTACGACGGTAGCCAAAGTGCTGAAAGGCTCCCGCGACAAACGGGTGATCCAGTTCGGCCTTGACCGCCTCTCCACATACGGACTGCTGCGCAATTGGCCGGAGAAAGAAATTGCCGACTGGCTGTATTGGCTTGTGGCGGAAGGTTATTTAAAGATGAGCGAAGGAGCCTACCCGACCGTTTCGCTCACCGCCGCTGCGCTGCCGGTGCTGGAAGGAAAGACGAGCGTCGTCCGGCGCCAGCGGACGAGCGTCCGCCGCAGCGCGGGAGCGGCCGCTGTCCACGATACGCCGCTGTTCGAAGCGCTGCGGCAGTGGCGGAAGGAGACGGCGGCCGCAGAAGGCGTGCCGCCGTTCATGCTGTTCTTCGACGCGACGCTGCGCGAGCTGACCGATGCGAAGCCGCTGACCCAGGACGCGCTGCTGCGGGTCAAAGGAATCGGCGCCGCCAAAGCGGATAAATACGGTCCCGATCTGCTGCGCATCATCGCGGAGCATAGCAGTGGGGCCGGGCGCGGCGTAGGCGCGGAAGCGGAGCGCTTGGTAAGCGGCGCGGGAGCAGCGGCGGTAAAAGCAGAGGCATCGCGCCGCATAAGGCCGGATGCCGTCATTAGCGGCGGCGAACCCGGCGACAAGCAGGAGAGCTTTCTTATCTCTTACGCCCTTTTTTGCGAAGGCCGGACCGCTGAAGATATCGCGGCCGAGCGCGGACTGAGCAAAGTGACGGTCGAGGGCCATTTAATCCGCAGCGCGGGGGAAGGCCATCCGCTCGATTGGAGCCGGATCATTCCCGAAGAGCAGGAGCAGCCCATCCTCGAGGCCGTCCGGCGGCTGGGGGCGGACAAGCTGCGGCCGATCAAGGACGAGCTCCCGGAAGACGTAAGTTATTTTGCGATCCATGGCGTCATATGCAAATACGGGTTAAAGTGA
- a CDS encoding DeoR/GlpR family DNA-binding transcription regulator codes for MTEQPNKGARRRDGIMNVLKQQGRITIAEIVDRFGCSEATARRDLELLERTGPLVRTIGGAMYDGMGTVRDSSFAERQGISLLEKEHIAQEAARLVEEGDVIGLSGGTTNYLIAKSLKMRKGITVVTNAVNIAMELAGSDIHVVVTGGMMRHNSFELCGPLGAEMVAHLNIGKMFIGVDGISASGGITTYSEQEAQIAKALIARSEATFAVFDESKVGKTSLFSIAALPELHGLITDRPLQESLREEAERHGITVYVAGGER; via the coding sequence ATGACGGAGCAACCGAATAAAGGCGCGCGCCGCCGCGACGGCATTATGAATGTGCTGAAGCAGCAGGGACGGATCACAATCGCCGAAATTGTGGACCGGTTCGGCTGTTCGGAAGCGACGGCAAGACGCGATCTTGAGCTGCTGGAGCGGACGGGGCCGCTGGTGCGCACGATCGGCGGCGCCATGTATGACGGAATGGGAACGGTGCGCGACAGCTCGTTCGCGGAACGGCAGGGCATTTCGCTCCTGGAAAAAGAACATATCGCGCAGGAAGCGGCCCGGCTTGTCGAGGAAGGCGACGTCATCGGGCTGTCGGGGGGGACAACCAACTATTTGATCGCCAAGTCGCTCAAGATGCGCAAAGGCATCACGGTCGTCACCAACGCCGTTAATATCGCGATGGAGCTCGCTGGCAGCGATATTCATGTCGTGGTGACCGGAGGCATGATGCGCCATAACAGCTTCGAGCTGTGCGGGCCGCTTGGAGCGGAAATGGTCGCTCACCTGAATATCGGCAAAATGTTCATCGGCGTGGACGGCATCTCGGCATCCGGCGGCATTACGACCTACTCGGAGCAGGAGGCGCAGATTGCCAAAGCGCTCATCGCGCGCTCGGAAGCGACGTTTGCCGTATTCGACGAAAGCAAGGTGGGAAAGACGTCGCTGTTCAGCATTGCCGCCTTGCCGGAGCTGCACGGCCTCATCACCGACCGGCCGCTGCAGGAAAGTTTGCGGGAGGAAGCGGAACGTCACGGAATTACCGTTTATGTAGCGGGCGGGGAGCGATAA